In one Mucilaginibacter ginsenosidivorax genomic region, the following are encoded:
- a CDS encoding DUF1599 domain-containing protein, whose translation MKKTRDYGTAWRILRLQSITDQIFIKAQRIRTLEEKKISKVGDDITGEYIGIVNYCVIAMMQLDSSPETPQELAVDHVERMFDDRVLETKELMFAKNHDYGEAWRDMRISSLTDLILMKLLRVKQIEDNQGLTEASEGVKANYQDMLNYAVFALIKLGVK comes from the coding sequence ATGAAAAAGACCCGCGACTATGGTACCGCCTGGCGCATCCTTCGTTTGCAATCTATCACCGACCAGATTTTTATTAAAGCACAACGCATCCGCACACTCGAAGAAAAAAAGATCTCGAAAGTGGGCGACGATATTACCGGCGAATATATTGGCATTGTAAACTACTGCGTTATAGCCATGATGCAGCTGGATAGCTCGCCCGAAACACCGCAGGAACTGGCTGTTGACCATGTTGAACGCATGTTTGACGACAGGGTACTGGAAACCAAAGAACTCATGTTTGCCAAAAACCACGATTACGGCGAAGCCTGGCGCGATATGCGCATCAGTTCATTAACCGATTTGATACTCATGAAGCTGTTGCGTGTAAAACAAATTGAAGACAACCAGGGCCTTACCGAAGCATCTGAAGGGGTAAAAGCCAACTACCAGGATATGCTGAATTACGCGGTATTTGCCCTTATAAAACTTGGAGTAAAATGA